Proteins from one Candidatus Taylorbacteria bacterium genomic window:
- a CDS encoding glycine-rich domain-containing protein produces MVFGPLVQVELAFAQYIDNSPTFTPAPEVAPTPLPTPDSSPAPSPSSNPEETPGPVLPGTPDGVPGNQPTPPPGTSPGDKKNQDNENPKKDGGPAKDAPPDPQAELSVETTDVNPITYPANQNKQTLSPEIDKTNGSLNYTYPISLPPGRNNVTPEISLSYNSARQENDSIVGFGWNVGIPFIERLNKTGTENLYTTNNYASSLSGELSLVTGSTWAPRSEDSDFLNYDYSGNVWTVKDKNGTTYVFGQTAQSRQDDPSDASHVFKWMLESVTDTNGNTVTYNYFKDIGQIYPGTIDYTSNGGTAGVFKVEFEREAQPFPTKIASPAFVVETKYRIKTITAKINSDWVKKYALTYTTTAENNRSLLATVIESGKADGGAIITLPATSFSYTTNNGSSSWASDPAWHNGPIFSEYSSGRSYASINTKFGDVNGDGFPDAVTPTTFFLNTGKSWNTNTSGPLIPVPFVNPYTDETQKDYGVRLQDVNGDGLADILFGHYRGAAPKTTYSQTFLNVDGTAWTQNTSYDGNTPMFNGGSRYDFGNHQFDDINGDGLLDVVCATSVGTCSGTQYRNNGSGWTITNNFPFSFDYKTSSGEQHETGVRLADLNGDQLADVISGPSTQTNSNLFYMNNGKDWINDPTYSTAPLLASFYPNVFQFGDVNGDGLTDIVCSNTGGNSSDKECENLSQTQSLRMNQLLYINNGYGFTSKDASSLGLPSFVTRDNKSGARINIAYLMDMNGDGLSDIVLGFRADDGTESSEVSINQGIKSQLLKTIIASTGSQSNITYKPSTGYRDDYDNLLNPKLSQIVYTVSSIKTDPGQSNEQSLTNTYANGYYYYNNAFDRKFAGFELVTSSDAAGNVTKTYYHQGNTTNASLGEYDDHISKAGKIYRIEEYDNARHLFRLTVNKWDRNNFGENHDFVKLSRQTVLTYDGNSSHKDTAVEYTYDNANGNLLTKTEWGQVTASADGTFTDTGSDKRVTTYTYSINGATKVNVLSSEKVTDASSARVGESKYYYDTLPLGSVDKGNQTKVEQWKSGDSFVNSQKTYNNLGLVTTSIDPRGKVTSYTYDTYSLYPASVTTPLNLTVQYNYDYSLGKPRQINDENGNTYETVYDGLDRVIEQKIPNFSIPYFPVTKTTYAYSDIPGELRIVQKDYPDSITEVLTFQFFDGLGRLVQESKEAEASGSYNVKDTVYNNVGLVVKQSLPYVGGGSKSSPTGIASLYSTNTYDALGRPLSIVDATGATKYSYDDWKTKVTDKNGKVKNYYKDAYGNLIKVEEINGGSTYATYYEWNLSGKLLKITDALSNIRNFTYDGLGRLLTAQDLHVSGDSTFGTWTNSYDDAGNVLQSVSPNSQTTNYTYDSMSHPLTEDYTGGPGTEITYFFGGCANGKGRLCSAIMTAGANTDYTYDSNGNIASEAKNIAGTTYTTSYTYNRLGNLLTITYPDNAQTKYTYNSAGQLDKIMRKENGGGFTNVVYNFDYNPLGQIATQVDANGATTKNTYDVANLYRLINKKTSVGYVPTANNVPSITLTGSSAINLLIGDTFTEPGYSATDVEDGNLTSSVKVTGSVKTSVAGTYKLNYNVSDSGGMPATEKIRTVTVGTAPAPKFVKVLIIGGGGGGGKGPELQGGGGGAGGYIENNAVGVLLGTYSIMVGAGGVGAVGSYNVGAKGENGNDSSAFDITAIGGGGGAGARNNSYDGGIGNNGGSGGGGFSGRAGVSGAGGTGVVGQGNSGGAGEGNSTYDNRQGGGGGGMGASGGNGTSRKGGVGGVGRESSISGSPVMRGGGGGGAASSPGAGGDGGGGNASNFSGAGDGAPNTGGGGGGGGWHLNNDNGGSGGSGIVIISYPTGSVDAIGGMITTSGGNTIHTFTSLTKDKTFTVLSGVATAGLKSDSAPDVGKSSGGNGSPGIIDLQNFTYTYDPVGNITKIVDASNTQGAKTANYTYDDLYRLTSATISGTPAGQSSYTYSYSYDALGNILTGPGGVYLYQGNSGALKANPHAVTSINNVIYTYDSNGNLIGNGTLTNTWNYKNQITQTVVGANSVKNPSDSYDKNGNAVTKGTVTSSGIDTNKMSLKAVEGGTATNYLYYLYDHEGNRVKYAKGSTATFYPNNFYNVEGTKKTKQIYAGDQLVATVETVGSVVTPFYVHTDHLNSTTVVSDSLGAPVETLDYYPFGAQRISSGSHTEQRQYIGQMYDKDTDLDYLNARYYYSKIGRFLSEDPVFWVGFEKILNDPQSLNSYSYGRNNPILGSDPSGLLTIVIPGTRYNTNEWSTNGSLAGFLSEVQNTFNDTMIVENNKSVWSGGDNDAARQSAADAIAKQINEYHFADGEKLNIVGHSHGGNVANLITGEINHSVDNLVTLGTPVINGYSADRDNVKNQVNAYSVLDPIQKLGGNQLSATGVAGFAGGGAIGGPIGAGIGGVAGSLLGWGQFGYGGRKVNGATNINVTFQALNPFNAHGKYMTKSVWSKVDKKINK; encoded by the coding sequence TTTGCTCAATATATCGACAATTCTCCAACTTTCACCCCAGCACCTGAAGTCGCACCCACACCTCTTCCCACACCTGATTCTAGCCCCGCTCCCTCTCCTTCAAGTAATCCAGAAGAAACACCTGGACCCGTTCTCCCAGGCACTCCCGACGGGGTGCCGGGAAATCAACCTACTCCACCTCCCGGAACTTCACCAGGCGACAAGAAAAATCAAGATAACGAGAACCCCAAAAAAGATGGGGGTCCTGCAAAAGATGCTCCTCCTGACCCGCAGGCCGAGTTGAGCGTGGAAACCACTGATGTCAACCCGATAACCTACCCCGCGAACCAAAATAAACAAACACTCTCTCCTGAAATTGATAAAACAAACGGAAGTCTCAATTACACCTACCCCATCTCGTTGCCTCCGGGCAGAAACAATGTTACTCCGGAGATTTCACTTTCATACAATAGTGCCCGCCAGGAGAACGACTCAATCGTCGGATTCGGATGGAACGTAGGAATTCCCTTTATCGAACGCCTCAATAAAACCGGAACAGAAAATTTATACACGACGAATAATTATGCCTCTTCACTTTCTGGCGAGCTAAGCTTGGTCACTGGCTCGACATGGGCGCCTCGGTCAGAGGATTCCGATTTTCTCAATTACGATTACAGCGGAAATGTGTGGACGGTAAAAGACAAAAACGGCACGACCTATGTCTTTGGCCAGACGGCGCAGTCGCGTCAAGACGACCCGTCGGACGCGTCTCATGTATTCAAGTGGATGCTCGAAAGCGTTACCGACACGAACGGAAACACGGTCACCTATAATTACTTTAAAGATATCGGGCAGATTTATCCTGGAACTATCGACTACACTTCAAACGGCGGAACTGCCGGCGTTTTTAAGGTTGAATTCGAGCGCGAAGCCCAACCCTTTCCGACAAAAATTGCCTCGCCTGCATTCGTTGTCGAAACCAAGTATCGCATCAAAACGATTACCGCGAAGATAAATTCCGATTGGGTAAAAAAATACGCATTGACATATACGACCACTGCGGAAAACAATCGCTCTCTTCTCGCGACAGTTATAGAAAGCGGAAAAGCGGACGGTGGAGCAATTATCACACTGCCCGCTACATCATTTTCCTATACGACGAACAACGGGTCATCAAGCTGGGCCTCGGATCCAGCATGGCATAATGGACCAATTTTTTCTGAATATTCTTCTGGTCGGTCCTATGCCAGCATCAATACCAAATTTGGAGATGTCAACGGGGATGGTTTCCCAGACGCTGTTACACCTACCACATTTTTTCTCAATACCGGCAAATCATGGAACACGAACACTTCAGGACCACTCATTCCCGTTCCATTTGTAAATCCTTATACCGACGAGACGCAAAAAGATTATGGTGTTCGCTTGCAGGACGTGAACGGAGACGGGCTTGCGGATATTCTTTTTGGTCATTACAGAGGTGCCGCTCCTAAAACAACTTATTCACAGACGTTCCTTAACGTTGATGGCACTGCTTGGACGCAGAATACTTCTTATGACGGCAATACGCCTATGTTTAATGGCGGTAGCAGATATGATTTTGGCAACCACCAGTTTGACGATATAAATGGTGATGGATTATTGGATGTAGTTTGCGCAACATCTGTGGGAACCTGCTCGGGCACGCAATATCGAAATAATGGCTCGGGGTGGACAATTACTAATAATTTTCCTTTTAGTTTTGACTATAAGACATCTAGCGGAGAACAGCATGAAACTGGAGTGAGATTGGCAGATTTAAATGGCGATCAACTTGCTGATGTAATTAGTGGTCCTTCAACACAGACAAACTCAAATCTGTTTTATATGAATAACGGTAAGGACTGGATTAATGATCCTACCTATTCTACTGCTCCTCTTCTCGCTTCCTTTTATCCTAACGTATTTCAATTTGGAGATGTGAACGGAGACGGTCTTACCGATATTGTATGTAGTAACACTGGCGGTAATAGCAGTGACAAAGAGTGCGAAAATTTAAGTCAAACGCAGAGCTTAAGGATGAATCAATTGTTATATATTAATAATGGCTATGGCTTTACTTCCAAAGATGCCTCTTCTTTGGGTCTCCCATCTTTTGTGACTAGGGATAATAAATCAGGTGCGCGTATTAATATTGCTTACCTCATGGACATGAATGGTGATGGATTGAGCGATATAGTTTTAGGATTTAGAGCGGACGACGGTACTGAAAGTAGCGAAGTTTCCATAAACCAAGGAATCAAATCACAACTTCTTAAAACAATTATTGCTTCCACCGGTTCTCAATCGAACATCACTTACAAACCATCAACCGGTTATCGAGACGACTATGATAATTTGCTGAACCCGAAACTTTCTCAAATTGTCTACACCGTTTCGTCTATCAAAACCGACCCCGGGCAATCCAATGAGCAATCGCTTACGAACACCTACGCGAACGGATATTATTACTACAATAATGCTTTTGACAGAAAATTTGCAGGTTTCGAATTAGTAACATCCTCCGACGCTGCGGGCAATGTGACAAAGACGTACTATCATCAGGGCAATACGACCAATGCTTCGCTCGGAGAATACGATGACCATATTTCAAAGGCGGGAAAAATATACAGGATTGAAGAATATGACAATGCGAGACATTTGTTTCGATTAACAGTCAACAAGTGGGATAGAAATAACTTCGGCGAAAATCATGATTTTGTAAAACTCTCCCGTCAAACGGTACTCACCTACGACGGAAACAGCAGTCACAAAGATACTGCTGTCGAATATACGTATGACAATGCAAACGGCAACCTTCTTACGAAAACTGAATGGGGACAGGTGACGGCAAGCGCGGACGGAACATTTACTGACACTGGTTCGGATAAGCGCGTTACTACCTACACCTATTCGATAAATGGCGCAACCAAGGTGAATGTCCTTTCAAGCGAAAAGGTTACGGATGCCTCTTCGGCAAGAGTAGGCGAATCAAAATATTATTACGATACTCTTCCCTTGGGTTCAGTAGATAAGGGCAATCAAACCAAAGTAGAACAGTGGAAATCGGGCGACAGCTTCGTGAACAGCCAAAAAACCTATAACAATTTAGGTTTAGTCACGACCTCGATTGACCCGCGCGGAAAGGTAACCTCGTATACTTACGATACCTATAGCCTTTATCCTGCATCCGTTACCACCCCACTGAATCTGACGGTTCAATACAATTACGATTACTCGCTTGGAAAACCTCGGCAAATAAATGACGAGAACGGTAATACTTACGAGACCGTCTACGACGGGTTAGATCGCGTCATTGAACAAAAAATTCCAAATTTCTCAATTCCATATTTCCCGGTCACAAAAACAACTTATGCATATAGCGATATCCCGGGAGAGTTAAGAATAGTGCAAAAGGATTATCCCGACAGTATTACTGAAGTCTTAACATTTCAATTCTTCGACGGTCTTGGACGCCTGGTTCAAGAGAGTAAAGAAGCCGAAGCTTCTGGCAGTTACAATGTAAAAGATACTGTCTATAACAATGTAGGGTTAGTAGTGAAGCAGTCGCTTCCTTATGTAGGCGGTGGTTCTAAATCCTCTCCAACAGGAATTGCTTCCCTCTACTCGACAAATACCTACGATGCTCTCGGTCGGCCACTCTCCATAGTGGACGCCACAGGCGCGACAAAATATAGCTACGACGATTGGAAAACAAAAGTTACCGACAAAAATGGCAAGGTAAAGAATTATTACAAAGACGCGTACGGCAACTTAATAAAAGTTGAAGAAATAAACGGCGGGTCAACATACGCGACGTATTACGAATGGAATCTTTCCGGCAAACTATTGAAGATTACCGACGCATTAAGCAATATCCGCAACTTCACTTACGACGGTCTCGGACGGCTCTTAACTGCGCAGGACTTGCACGTATCTGGGGACAGCACGTTCGGAACATGGACGAATAGCTACGACGACGCTGGAAATGTCCTGCAATCAGTGAGCCCAAATTCTCAGACAACAAATTATACCTACGACAGCATGAGTCATCCCTTGACCGAAGATTACACGGGGGGTCCAGGAACTGAAATTACATATTTCTTCGGCGGTTGCGCAAACGGCAAGGGAAGGCTCTGTTCCGCAATTATGACGGCAGGAGCAAATACTGACTATACCTACGACTCAAACGGTAATATAGCAAGTGAAGCAAAGAACATTGCCGGCACGACGTATACCACTTCGTATACCTATAACCGACTGGGTAATCTTCTTACCATTACCTATCCCGACAACGCGCAGACCAAATATACCTATAACTCCGCAGGTCAACTTGATAAAATTATGAGAAAAGAAAACGGCGGGGGGTTTACAAATGTAGTTTATAATTTTGACTACAATCCGTTAGGGCAAATTGCGACGCAAGTAGACGCAAATGGGGCGACAACGAAAAACACCTATGATGTCGCAAATCTATATCGCTTAATCAACAAGAAAACTTCGGTCGGCTATGTTCCAACTGCCAACAATGTTCCCTCCATTACTCTTACAGGCTCAAGTGCAATTAATTTGCTTATTGGCGATACCTTCACCGAACCGGGATATTCTGCAACAGATGTTGAAGACGGAAACCTTACGTCATCTGTCAAAGTGACGGGAAGCGTGAAAACTTCAGTGGCTGGAACGTATAAACTTAATTACAATGTTTCCGATTCGGGAGGAATGCCCGCAACTGAAAAGATAAGAACAGTAACGGTGGGCACCGCTCCCGCTCCTAAGTTTGTAAAGGTCTTGATTATAGGTGGCGGAGGCGGAGGCGGTAAAGGCCCAGAACTTCAGGGTGGTGGAGGAGGTGCGGGAGGGTATATAGAAAATAATGCTGTGGGAGTTTTGCTCGGAACATATTCTATTATGGTTGGAGCAGGTGGTGTTGGGGCGGTGGGAAGCTATAATGTTGGAGCAAAAGGAGAAAATGGAAACGACAGCTCTGCTTTCGATATAACAGCTATCGGCGGAGGTGGAGGAGCAGGGGCGAGGAATAATTCTTACGACGGTGGAATCGGGAACAATGGAGGTTCGGGTGGAGGTGGTTTTTCAGGTAGAGCAGGAGTTAGTGGAGCAGGAGGAACCGGTGTCGTGGGACAAGGAAATAGTGGAGGAGCGGGAGAAGGAAACTCCACATATGACAATAGACAAGGTGGCGGAGGCGGAGGTATGGGAGCTAGCGGGGGAAATGGAACGAGTAGAAAAGGGGGAGTAGGAGGAGTAGGCAGAGAATCGAGCATCAGTGGTTCACCTGTCATGAGAGGAGGCGGAGGGGGAGGCGCGGCAAGCTCTCCAGGGGCGGGAGGCGATGGAGGAGGAGGAAATGCTTCAAATTTTTCTGGGGCAGGTGATGGGGCTCCAAATACAGGTGGCGGAGGCGGTGGCGGAGGTTGGCATCTTAATAATGACAATGGCGGCTCCGGTGGCTCCGGTATTGTGATAATAAGTTACCCAACTGGCTCCGTAGACGCGATAGGGGGAATGATTACAACTTCGGGCGGAAACACGATTCACACATTTACTTCGCTTACGAAAGACAAAACGTTTACGGTTTTGTCAGGAGTCGCCACAGCTGGTCTCAAGTCCGACAGTGCTCCCGATGTCGGGAAGTCAAGCGGTGGGAATGGGTCTCCCGGCATTATTGACTTGCAGAACTTTACTTACACTTACGACCCCGTCGGCAACATTACCAAAATTGTAGACGCGTCGAATACTCAAGGAGCGAAGACGGCAAATTATACCTACGATGACCTCTATCGTTTAACTTCAGCCACTATTTCGGGAACTCCGGCGGGCCAGAGTTCATACACGTATTCTTACTCCTATGACGCGTTGGGCAATATTTTGACTGGTCCGGGGGGCGTCTATCTCTATCAGGGCAATTCCGGCGCGCTCAAGGCGAATCCGCACGCTGTAACTTCAATAAACAATGTCATCTACACGTATGATAGTAACGGCAACCTGATTGGGAATGGCACATTGACGAACACGTGGAATTATAAAAATCAAATTACGCAAACTGTAGTCGGAGCTAATTCGGTAAAAAACCCGTCCGATTCATATGACAAGAACGGCAACGCGGTAACGAAAGGAACTGTAACCAGCTCGGGCATTGATACAAATAAAATGTCGCTAAAAGCAGTGGAAGGTGGCACAGCGACGAACTATTTGTACTATCTCTATGACCACGAAGGCAACCGAGTAAAATACGCCAAGGGCTCGACGGCAACGTTCTATCCAAACAATTTCTACAATGTTGAAGGCACTAAAAAAACCAAGCAAATCTATGCAGGAGACCAACTGGTAGCGACAGTAGAAACAGTCGGTAGCGTGGTAACGCCGTTCTATGTTCACACCGACCACTTGAATTCAACTACTGTTGTTTCCGACAGCTTAGGCGCTCCAGTCGAAACCCTCGACTACTATCCATTCGGAGCGCAAAGAATTTCCTCCGGCAGTCATACCGAGCAAAGGCAATACATAGGGCAGATGTATGATAAAGACACAGACCTTGATTATCTGAACGCGAGATATTACTATTCTAAGATTGGAAGGTTCTTGAGCGAGGACCCGGTGTTCTGGGTAGGTTTCGAAAAAATCCTGAATGACCCGCAGAGTCTGAATAGTTACTCTTACGGAAGAAACAATCCAATACTTGGAAGTGATCCATCTGGATTACTCACGATAGTTATCCCCGGGACTCGATATAATACAAATGAGTGGAGCACTAACGGCAGTCTGGCTGGGTTCCTTTCTGAAGTGCAAAATACGTTCAATGATACAATGATTGTTGAAAATAACAAAAGCGTTTGGTCTGGTGGAGATAATGATGCAGCCAGACAAAGTGCTGCGGATGCCATCGCTAAACAAATCAATGAGTACCATTTCGCCGACGGCGAGAAATTAAATATCGTAGGTCATAGTCATGGTGGTAATGTAGCAAATCTGATTACTGGGGAAATTAATCACAGTGTAGATAATTTAGTGACGCTCGGTACTCCTGTAATTAATGGCTATAGTGCGGACAGAGATAATGTGAAGAATCAAGTGAATGCGTATTCAGTGCTCGATCCAATACAAAAACTGGGCGGAAATCAACTATCAGCGACTGGTGTTGCCGGTTTTGCTGGAGGAGGAGCAATAGGAGGACCAATCGGTGCAGGTATTGGAGGAGTAGCAGGAAGTCTTTTAGGTTGGGGTCAGTTTGGTTATGGAGGAAGAAAAGTAAATGGCGCGACTAATATCAATGTAACTTTTCAAGCGCTTAATCCTTTTAATGCTCACGGCAAATATATGACAAAATCAGTGTGGTCGAAAGTTGATAAAAAAATAAATAAATAA